Genomic window (Planctomycetota bacterium):
TGACGGCCAGCGACATGATTTATCACGACCTGACGACTTATCTCGCCGACCCCGACAAACCTATCATCGCCGCCATGGACTCCGTGGCCGCCTCCGGCGGATACTACGTCGCGTGTGCAGCCGACCGCATCATCGCCCAGCCGACGACGATCACCGGCTCGATCGGCGTCATCGCCCAACTGTTCTTCCTTCAGGGCCTGATGCAGGACAAACTCGGCATCACCCCCGTCACGCTGAAGATGGGCGACAAGAAGGACTGGCCCAACATGTTCGGCGCGGCCGGCCTCGCGGACGAGCAGCGCGAGTACCTCATGAAGAGCCTTCTCGAGCCCGGCTACGAGCGGTTCGTGAACGTCGTCGCGGAGGGTAGGGCGATGAACCGCAACGACGTCCTCAAACTGGCGACGGGACGCGTCTTCCTCGCGCCCGAGGCGCTCCAGGCCGGCCTCGTGGACGAGGTGGACTACTTCGACCGGGCGGTCGAGGTCGCCATGGAAGCCGCCGGCATCGAGGACGCCCGCGTCATCGAGTACGTCGAACCGTTCAGTCTCGGCCGGATCTTCGGCCTGGGCGTGAAGGCCGGCCGGGCGCTCGACCTCGCGCCCGAGAAACTGGCCTCCCTCGCCTCGCCCAAGGTCATGTACCTCTGGACGGGATTCTGATAAATACCCCAGGGGTATGTACGTGTTTAGCGTTGTCATTCCGAGCGAGCGCAGCGAGTCGAGGAATCTCGCCTTGGCCTTTGCCGTTGGGTCGCCCAAGACAACGGCCACGGCGAGACCCCTCGACGCGCCCCTTCGGGGCGGCTCGGGGTGACAACAAAGACACACGCTAAACACGTACAGGGGTATTTATCGCTTCTGCGGGGATACGCATGTCGGCAAAGCAGGGGAACCTGACGAGGGGGCGCTCCGACGAGGCCTTTCGCCGGGCCGAGGCCTTGATGCCCGGCGGCGTCTCCAGCCCCGTCCGCGCCTTCGGGGCCGTCGGCGGAAAGCCCCTTTTCATCGCCCGCGGCGCCGGGGCCCGAATCTGGGACCTCGACGGCAACGAGTTCCTCGATTACGTCTTAAGTTGGGGCCCCCTCATCCTCGGCCACGCCCATCCGAAGGTGGTCGAGGCGGTCCGGCAGGCGCTTGAAAGCGGTTCCTCGTTCGGCGCGCCCACGGTGCGGGAAATCGAACTGGCGGAACGCATCCGCGAGGCGATGCCCGCCGTCGAGCAGGTCCGTTTCGTCAACTCCGGCACCGAGGCGACGATGAGCGCCGTGCGCCTCGCGCGGGCCGCCACCGGCCGGCCGGCCATCCTCAAGTTCGAGGGCTGTTACCACGGCCATGTGGATGCGCTCCTGGTGCAGGCGGGTTCGGGCGCGATGACGTTCGGAGTGCCCTCCAGCCCCGGCGTCCCGCCGGAGGTGACTCAGCACACGCTGCTCGCGCCGTACAACGATCTTGAGGCCGTCGAGCGAGTCGGCCGGGAGAACCGCGGTCGCCTCGCGGCGATCCTCGTCGAGCCGGTGGCCGGCAACATGGGTGTCGTTCCGCCTGCCGACGGGTTCCTCGAGGGCCTTCGCGGCGTCGCCGACCGCACGGGCGCGCTATTGATCTATGATGAAGTGATGACGGGTTTTCGCGTTGCGCGCAGCGGCGCGGCCCAGCGCTACGGCGTCCGGCCGGATCTCGTGACGCTCGGCAAGGTCATCGGCGGCGGCCTGCCGGTCGGCGCGTACGGCGGGCGGCGGGACCTGATGCAGCAGGTCTCGCCCGTCGGACCCGTTTACCAGGCGGGGACGCTCTCCGGAAATCCGTTGGCGATGGCCGCCGGTATCGCTACTCTGGACCTCCTGGCTGAGCCGAACGCTTACGAGACGCTTGAAGCCAGGTCCGCTCGGCTGGAAAAGGGCTTGGCAGAAGCGGTCCGGGAGGCGAAAATCTCCGCACGGGTCCAGCGGGTCGGCTCCATGCTGACGCTCTTTTTCACGGCGGGCGCGGTGGCCGACTACGCGGGGGCACGGGCGTGCGACACGGAGGCGTTCGGGCGGTTTTTCCAGGGGATGCTCGGCCGGGGCGTTTATCTGCCGCCCAGCCAGTTCGAGGCGTGGTTCGTGAGCCTCGCCCACACGGACGAGGATATCCGCCGGACGGTCGAGGCGGCTCGCGGGGCGTTTTCGGCCCCGGGCTAGTACTACTACGCTGTGTTCTTCAACGCAGAGAACGCTGAGAACGCAGAGAACGGCCCTCGACGGGTCAAAAGGAAAAAGGAGACAGCCCGAAGTTGCAGCGGCGGAATAGCGTCCGGCCAGGACCCGGGCACGCTGTGTAATCTGTTGTGAAAAAATCTCTTATCTCTGCGATCTCTGCGATCTCTGCGATCTCTGCGTTGAGATAGCGTTGTAGAACTAGCAAGGGGTCCACAAGGAGACGCGCCATGGCTCAGGAAATGCAACGCGAACCGGCGGTTCGGTTGCCGAACCCCGCCGCCCAGCCGTTCGTCGCCGCCTTGAAGACGGTCCGATTCTTTGCGGTCGTCTTCTTCTGGCTGGCGATGGTGTGCATGCTGGCTCACGTGGCGGCGTTCATCTCCATCCAGTGGCTGGGCGTTTACGACGAGTCCGCGGCCGAGCCCGTCGATGCGGTCATCGAAGCCGCCCCGAGTGCCGGCGCAGCGCACGGGCCAGGCCTCTTCGAGTCCGTCGCCGCCGCGGCCCCGGCCGAGAAAAGCGCCGCGCCGGCCGCCGAATCGGTCCAGAAGGAAGCGCCCCGCCGGGGGCTTAGCGCCGTCGAGCGCTTTGCCCGCGACCTCCGGTACCGCGAGTGCACAGCCGCGATGCTTCGGCCGCTGCGCGCGATCGGCATCCTGATGGCGATCCTCCTCCTGGCGACGATCTTCCTTTATCT
Coding sequences:
- the sppA gene encoding signal peptide peptidase SppA is translated as MTDGMDGWRPGGSQSPFPGNPSAAGPAGLMDSQPAPRRRGGAWAVIATILLALSVVTNGVLLLMVIGLAAGFSASLTGGVTEEALIERVVQKGPASRKIAVLRIEGVIDETTAELLAKQIERAAADPRVKAVILRINSPGGGLTASDMIYHDLTTYLADPDKPIIAAMDSVAASGGYYVACAADRIIAQPTTITGSIGVIAQLFFLQGLMQDKLGITPVTLKMGDKKDWPNMFGAAGLADEQREYLMKSLLEPGYERFVNVVAEGRAMNRNDVLKLATGRVFLAPEALQAGLVDEVDYFDRAVEVAMEAAGIEDARVIEYVEPFSLGRIFGLGVKAGRALDLAPEKLASLASPKVMYLWTGF
- the hemL gene encoding glutamate-1-semialdehyde 2,1-aminomutase codes for the protein MSAKQGNLTRGRSDEAFRRAEALMPGGVSSPVRAFGAVGGKPLFIARGAGARIWDLDGNEFLDYVLSWGPLILGHAHPKVVEAVRQALESGSSFGAPTVREIELAERIREAMPAVEQVRFVNSGTEATMSAVRLARAATGRPAILKFEGCYHGHVDALLVQAGSGAMTFGVPSSPGVPPEVTQHTLLAPYNDLEAVERVGRENRGRLAAILVEPVAGNMGVVPPADGFLEGLRGVADRTGALLIYDEVMTGFRVARSGAAQRYGVRPDLVTLGKVIGGGLPVGAYGGRRDLMQQVSPVGPVYQAGTLSGNPLAMAAGIATLDLLAEPNAYETLEARSARLEKGLAEAVREAKISARVQRVGSMLTLFFTAGAVADYAGARACDTEAFGRFFQGMLGRGVYLPPSQFEAWFVSLAHTDEDIRRTVEAARGAFSAPG